One Falco cherrug isolate bFalChe1 chromosome 11, bFalChe1.pri, whole genome shotgun sequence DNA window includes the following coding sequences:
- the NCEH1 gene encoding neutral cholesterol ester hydrolase 1 encodes MRAAWVLLAALAALAAYYVYLPLPGTVSDPWKLMLLDATFRAVQQACHLIHYLRLSHHLIVLNYLICTFDKLKSVSSEDINITDTVFDGVEVRVFEPPAQPDGRLKRSVVYIHGGGWALASARTSLYNNLCRIMAESLNAVIVSVEYRLVPEVCFPEQFHDALRATKHFLQPDVLAEYSVDPSRIAISGDSAGGNLAAAVCQQLSKDEHLTIRPKLQALIYPVLQAFDFNTPSYQQNMNMPVLPRYVMINYWIDYFNGNYDVAHSLLINNHTALDVGQALSFRGRLNWTSLLPSSFKKNYKPVIQTTGKAEIIQEIPALLDVRAVPLLAENETLQLQPKTYILTCENDVLRDDGVMYAKRLENAGVEVTLDHFDDCFHGCMIFTIWPTDFSAGIQTRNSYIKWLDENL; translated from the exons ATGCGGGCcgcctgggtgctgctggcggCGCTGGCCGCCCTGGCCGCCTACTACGTGTACCTGCCGCTGCCCGGCACCGTGTCGGACCCCTGGAAGCTGATGCTGCTGGATGCCACCTTCCGGGCGGTGCAGCAGGCG tGTCACCTGATTCACTATCTGAGACTCAGCCATCACTTGATAGTCCTGAATTATTTGATTTGTACTTTTGACAAGCTGAAGTCTGTCTCCTCTGAAGACATTAACATCACGGACACTGTGTTTGATGGGGTGGAAGTCAGAGTGTTTGAACCTCCTGCTCAGCCAGATGGAAGGCTCAAGCGCAGCGTTGTTTACATCCACGGAGGGGGCTGGGCCTTGGCAAGTGCAC GAACGAGTCTTTATAACAATCTCTGCAGAATCATGGCTGAATCTCTTAATGCTGTCATCGTCTCAGTTGA aTACAGGCTGGTGCCAGAGGTGTGCTTTCCCGAGCAATTCCATGATGCTCTTCGTGCTACTAAGCATTTTTTGCAGCCTGACGTTTTAGCTGAGTATTCAGTTGATCCAAGTCGAATTGCAATTTCTGGCGATAGCGCAGGAGGAAATTTGGCAGCTGCTGTATGTCAGCAG ctcagcaaAGATGAACACTTGACCATCAGACCGAAACTGCAGGCCTTAATTTATCCAGTCCTTCAGGCATTCGACTTCAATACACCTTCCTATCAGCAGAACATGAATATGCCCGTCCTTCCTCGTTATGTCATGATCAACTATTGGATAGATTATTTCAATGGTAATTACGACGTGGCGCACTCACTGCTGATTAACAACCACACTGCTCTTGACGTTGGCCAAGCTTTGTCTTTTAGAGGGCGTCTGAACTGGACATCTCTCCTGCCTTCATCGTTCAAAAAGAACTACAAGCCTGTAATACAAACCACAGGCAAGGCTGAAATCATCCAGGAGATACCGGCGCTGCTCGATGTACGAGCAGTCCCGCTCCTTGCGGAAAATGAGACACTTCAGCTGCAGCCCAAGACTTACATCCTGACCTGCGAGAACGACGTCCTGCGAGATGACGGGGTGATGTACGCCAAGCGCCTGGAGAACGCCGGCGTGGAAGTTACGCTCGATCACTTCGATGACTGCTTTCACGGCTGTATGATATTCACCATTTGGCCTACCGATTTCTCTGCAGGCATTCAGACCAGGAACAGCTATATCAAATGGCTGGACGAAAACCTCTGA